One part of the Aurantibacillus circumpalustris genome encodes these proteins:
- a CDS encoding FKBP-type peptidyl-prolyl cis-trans isomerase: MKKAAILATAAITIVFGACSDSKFKGYTKSENGLHYKFFNHDESGAKVQVGDGIIISYVISKEKNDSVIVDSKSVSSDGTGSVTFTMRKSSFAGSFEDGMMMMAKGDSAAFIVSADSFFLKTNGQNELPKGFSPGESLKGVFKIKEIRTAKEIEENQQKQKAERDALAQEMQVKEKPAFDKYLSDNKIAAKPTASGLIYVETKKGSGQNPKATDIVKVHYTGMFLDGKVFDSSVERGEPVEFPLNQVIPGWTEGLQLMKKGGKAKLVLPSAIGYGPQGNQGIPPYSPLVFEVELLDIKAAPAQSAQQMPAEPGH, from the coding sequence ATGAAAAAAGCAGCAATACTTGCAACCGCAGCCATCACAATCGTTTTTGGCGCCTGTTCCGATTCAAAGTTTAAAGGATACACCAAATCTGAAAACGGATTACATTATAAATTTTTTAATCACGATGAGTCTGGCGCTAAAGTTCAGGTTGGTGATGGAATTATTATAAGTTACGTGATTTCTAAAGAAAAAAACGATTCAGTCATTGTAGATTCTAAAAGTGTAAGCTCAGACGGTACAGGTTCTGTTACATTTACCATGAGAAAATCTTCTTTTGCTGGTAGCTTTGAAGACGGTATGATGATGATGGCAAAAGGTGATAGCGCGGCGTTTATCGTATCTGCCGATTCTTTTTTCTTAAAAACAAACGGACAAAATGAATTACCAAAAGGCTTTAGTCCTGGTGAATCTCTAAAAGGTGTGTTTAAAATAAAGGAAATTCGTACTGCAAAAGAAATTGAAGAAAATCAACAAAAACAAAAAGCTGAACGTGATGCTTTAGCTCAGGAAATGCAGGTAAAAGAAAAACCAGCGTTTGACAAATATTTGAGCGATAATAAAATTGCTGCTAAACCAACAGCTTCTGGATTAATTTATGTAGAGACTAAAAAAGGTTCAGGTCAAAATCCTAAAGCAACTGACATTGTTAAAGTTCATTATACAGGAATGTTTCTTGACGGAAAAGTTTTTGATAGTTCTGTTGAACGTGGCGAACCAGTTGAATTCCCTTTAAATCAAGTTATTCCAGGGTGGACAGAAGGTTTACAATTGATGAAAAAAGGCGGAAAGGCAAAATTAGTTCTTCCATCTGCAATTGGATATGGCCCTCAAGGTAATCAAGGAATTCCTCCTTATTCTCCTTTAGTATTTGAGGTAGAATTACTTGACATTAAAGCTGCACCAGCTCAAAGTGCACAACAAATGCCAGCAGAACCAGGGCACTAA
- the groL gene encoding chaperonin GroEL (60 kDa chaperone family; promotes refolding of misfolded polypeptides especially under stressful conditions; forms two stacked rings of heptamers to form a barrel-shaped 14mer; ends can be capped by GroES; misfolded proteins enter the barrel where they are refolded when GroES binds), translating to MAKDITFNIEARDALKRGVDALANAVKVTLGPKGRNVIIDKKFGSPQITKDGVTVAKEIELSNPVENMGAQLLKEVASKTADVAGDGTTTATVLGQAIVTAGLKNVAAGANPMDLKRGIDKAVIAVVENLKKQSQNIGNENKKIEQVATISANNDSTIGKLIAEAMGKVKKEGVITVEEAKGTDTTVEVVEGMQFDRGYISPYFVTNVDKMEVVMESPYILIYEKKISAMKELLPILEKAVQTGKPLLIIAEDLDGEALQTLVVNRLRANLKICAVKAPGFGDRRKAMLEDIAILTGGTYISEEQGRKLEDMQLTDLGKAEKISIDKDNTTIVNGAGKKSEITSRVNQIKAQIESTTSDYDKEKLQERLAKLAGGVAVLYIGAASEVEMKEKKDRVDDALAATRAAVEEGIVPGGGTAYIRAIEAISKLKGSNEDENTGIAIVKRALEEPLRQICTNCGIEGSIVVQRVKEGKDDFGFNARTEVYENLLKAGVIDPTKVSRVALENAASVAAMLLTTDCVLAEKKEEKAPMMGGAPDMGGMGGMM from the coding sequence ATGGCAAAAGATATAACATTTAATATAGAAGCACGCGATGCTTTAAAACGCGGTGTTGACGCATTGGCAAATGCAGTAAAAGTAACATTAGGACCAAAGGGGCGTAATGTAATTATTGACAAAAAATTTGGTTCTCCTCAAATAACAAAAGATGGAGTTACCGTTGCTAAAGAAATTGAATTGAGCAATCCAGTTGAAAATATGGGTGCGCAATTATTAAAAGAAGTTGCTTCTAAAACCGCTGATGTAGCGGGTGATGGCACTACTACAGCTACTGTTTTAGGTCAGGCAATTGTTACAGCTGGATTAAAAAACGTTGCTGCTGGGGCGAATCCAATGGATTTAAAACGTGGTATTGATAAAGCTGTTATCGCTGTAGTTGAGAATTTGAAAAAACAATCTCAAAACATTGGTAACGAAAATAAAAAAATCGAACAAGTTGCTACTATCTCTGCTAATAACGATAGCACTATTGGAAAACTAATAGCTGAGGCAATGGGTAAGGTTAAAAAGGAAGGTGTTATTACTGTAGAAGAAGCAAAAGGAACGGATACAACTGTTGAAGTTGTTGAAGGAATGCAATTTGACCGTGGCTACATTTCTCCATATTTTGTAACAAATGTTGACAAAATGGAAGTGGTTATGGAAAGCCCTTACATTTTAATTTATGAGAAGAAAATTTCAGCAATGAAAGAATTACTTCCAATTCTTGAAAAAGCTGTTCAAACAGGAAAACCATTATTAATTATTGCTGAAGATCTTGATGGAGAAGCTTTACAAACATTGGTAGTTAACCGTTTACGTGCTAATTTGAAAATTTGTGCTGTTAAAGCTCCAGGTTTTGGTGATCGTCGTAAAGCTATGTTAGAAGACATCGCTATTTTAACCGGTGGTACTTACATTAGTGAAGAACAAGGTCGCAAGCTAGAAGATATGCAATTAACGGATCTTGGAAAGGCAGAGAAAATTTCAATCGATAAAGACAACACAACTATTGTAAATGGTGCTGGTAAAAAATCAGAAATCACTTCTCGTGTTAATCAGATAAAAGCTCAAATTGAGTCTACAACATCTGATTACGATAAAGAAAAATTACAAGAACGTCTTGCTAAATTAGCTGGCGGTGTTGCAGTATTATACATTGGCGCGGCAAGTGAAGTTGAAATGAAGGAGAAAAAAGACCGTGTTGATGATGCATTAGCAGCTACTCGTGCTGCTGTGGAAGAAGGAATTGTACCGGGTGGTGGAACAGCTTATATCCGCGCGATTGAAGCAATCAGTAAACTAAAAGGATCTAACGAAGATGAAAATACTGGTATTGCAATCGTGAAACGTGCTTTAGAAGAACCTTTACGTCAAATTTGTACCAACTGTGGAATCGAAGGTTCTATCGTAGTACAACGTGTTAAAGAAGGTAAAGATGATTTTGGTTTCAATGCAAGAACTGAAGTATATGAAAACTTACTTAAAGCAGGTGTTATCGATCCTACAAAGGTAAGCCGTGTTGCTTTAGAAAACGCAGCGTCGGTAGCGGCAATGCTATTAACTACTGATTGTGTTTTAGCTGAGAAAAAAGAAGAAAAAGCCCCAATGATGGGTGGAGCCCCTGATATGGGCGGTATGGGTGGAATGATGTAA
- the lysA gene encoding diaminopimelate decarboxylase produces MFTKKLIEHFNTLETPFYYYDTELLEKTLTAIKKSSPKEYHIHYALKANAHPTLLNYIKEAGFGADCVSGNEVKRAIECGFDNKKIVFAGVGKSDKEINYALDHSIFCFNVESLHELQILNQLSKNKNVTANIALRINPNVDAYTHKYITTGLEENKFGINPYEFDQVLLELKNLEHLNLIGLHFHIGSQIQDMTAFKNLCLRVNEINTWFIQKGITPEHLNVGGGLGVNYIEPDKEAIVDFESYFNIFKEFLEVKPKQEIHFELGRCIIAQCGSLISKVLYIKNGINTNFAILDAGMTELIRPALYQAYHKIENISAKSGSTTNKYDVVGPICESSDCFGKAVVLPETERGDLFAIRSAGAYGEVMSNHYNLRDAVKSIFDKEV; encoded by the coding sequence ATGTTCACTAAAAAATTAATAGAGCACTTTAACACACTTGAAACGCCTTTCTATTATTACGATACAGAATTGCTTGAAAAAACATTGACAGCAATAAAAAAATCTTCTCCAAAAGAATACCATATTCACTATGCTCTAAAAGCAAATGCTCATCCCACTTTATTAAACTACATTAAAGAAGCTGGATTTGGTGCAGATTGCGTAAGCGGCAACGAGGTTAAACGTGCCATAGAATGTGGATTCGATAACAAAAAAATTGTTTTTGCTGGAGTCGGAAAAAGCGACAAAGAAATTAATTATGCGCTCGATCATTCTATTTTTTGTTTTAATGTAGAAAGTCTGCATGAATTACAAATTCTAAATCAGTTATCGAAAAACAAAAATGTAACAGCCAATATTGCTTTACGAATAAATCCTAATGTTGACGCTTACACACACAAATACATTACTACGGGGTTAGAAGAAAATAAATTCGGAATAAACCCTTATGAATTTGATCAAGTTTTATTAGAATTAAAAAACTTAGAACATCTTAATCTTATAGGATTACATTTTCATATTGGTTCTCAAATACAGGATATGACTGCCTTTAAAAACTTATGTCTACGCGTTAACGAAATAAATACTTGGTTTATTCAAAAAGGAATTACCCCAGAGCATTTAAATGTTGGTGGTGGATTAGGGGTTAATTATATTGAGCCTGACAAAGAAGCTATTGTCGACTTTGAATCTTATTTTAATATTTTTAAAGAGTTTTTGGAAGTAAAACCAAAACAAGAAATTCACTTTGAACTAGGGAGATGTATTATTGCACAATGTGGCAGTTTAATAAGCAAAGTGTTGTACATTAAAAATGGTATTAATACAAACTTTGCTATTCTAGATGCAGGCATGACTGAATTAATACGTCCTGCACTTTATCAGGCTTATCACAAAATTGAAAACATAAGCGCTAAAAGTGGTAGTACTACAAACAAATACGATGTGGTTGGACCCATCTGCGAAAGCAGTGATTGCTTTGGAAAGGCTGTAGTATTGCCTGAAACGGAGCGTGGTGATTTATTTGCAATAAGAAGCGCTGGTGCATATGGTGAAGTTATGAGTAATCACTACAATTTAAGGGATGCTGTAAAATCTATTTTTGATAAAGAGGTTTAA
- a CDS encoding peptidylprolyl isomerase: protein MDKEFLDKQPDGMYAKFETSKGDIYTILEFKKTPMTVANFVGLAEGQIENKAKVKGEGYYNGLKFHRVIPNFMIQGGCPLGTGTGDPGYKFADEFDSSLKHSGPGVLSMANAGPGTNGSQFFITHVETPWLDGKHTVFGNVIQGQDIVDKIAGNDTLNKLVILRKGKDAEAFDAAKVFEFEKGNVGAKAAAKAKEEAAAREIANTAAIKRFEKAEITASGLKHIIEKEGTGVSPKASDKVSVFYRGTFTNGIEFDGNLGKQPISFGLNQVIPGWTEGLQLMKPSGKSVFYIPYNLAYGADGYPGVIPPKSDLIFEVELLKVN, encoded by the coding sequence ATGGATAAAGAATTTTTGGATAAGCAACCCGATGGTATGTACGCTAAGTTTGAAACCAGCAAAGGTGATATATACACCATTCTTGAGTTCAAAAAAACACCTATGACGGTTGCTAATTTTGTTGGTTTGGCAGAAGGACAAATTGAGAATAAAGCAAAAGTAAAAGGTGAAGGATACTACAACGGTTTAAAGTTTCACCGTGTAATTCCGAACTTTATGATACAAGGTGGTTGTCCTTTAGGGACTGGCACAGGAGATCCTGGGTATAAATTTGCAGATGAATTTGATTCTAGCTTAAAGCATTCTGGGCCTGGAGTTCTGAGTATGGCAAATGCCGGACCTGGAACAAACGGATCTCAATTTTTTATTACCCATGTTGAAACTCCATGGTTAGATGGCAAGCACACTGTGTTTGGTAATGTTATTCAAGGACAAGATATTGTGGATAAAATTGCCGGTAACGACACACTTAACAAATTGGTAATTCTTAGAAAAGGAAAAGACGCTGAGGCGTTTGATGCTGCTAAAGTATTCGAATTTGAAAAAGGAAATGTGGGTGCAAAAGCTGCGGCTAAAGCAAAGGAAGAGGCTGCCGCAAGAGAAATTGCAAACACTGCTGCTATAAAGAGATTTGAAAAAGCTGAAATAACGGCATCGGGGTTGAAGCACATCATCGAAAAAGAAGGTACCGGAGTATCACCAAAAGCAAGCGATAAAGTAAGTGTTTTTTATAGAGGCACATTTACTAATGGTATTGAATTTGACGGTAATTTAGGAAAACAGCCAATTTCTTTCGGACTAAATCAAGTTATTCCAGGTTGGACAGAAGGTCTTCAGTTAATGAAACCAAGTGGAAAATCTGTATTCTATATTCCTTATAATCTTGCATACGGTGCCGATGGATATCCCGGAGTTATTCCCCCAAAAAGTGATTTGATTTTTGAAGTAGAATTATTGAAAGTAAATTAA
- a CDS encoding co-chaperone GroES — protein sequence MAKSNVNFKPLADRVLVEPAPAETKTAGGIIIPDTAKEKPMKGKVIAAGTGKHEEPMVVKVGDTVLYGKYAGTELPIDGKEYLIMKQSDIWGII from the coding sequence ATGGCAAAATCGAATGTTAATTTTAAACCACTGGCTGACAGAGTGCTAGTAGAGCCAGCGCCAGCTGAGACAAAAACAGCAGGGGGAATTATTATTCCCGACACGGCAAAAGAGAAACCTATGAAAGGTAAAGTAATTGCAGCTGGAACTGGGAAACACGAAGAACCTATGGTGGTGAAAGTAGGCGATACCGTGCTTTATGGAAAATACGCTGGTACGGAGCTGCCAATCGATGGGAAAGAATATCTGATTATGAAACAAAGTGATATTTGGGGAATTATCTAA
- a CDS encoding aspartate kinase has protein sequence MFLVLKFGGTSVGSAQRIKDLVKFCVTPAPKIVVLSAMSGTTNALVEICEALYAKEIEKATTLISILKLKYDKEIKDLYSKPKSIEKAEQLITNHFNHLLSFTMDMFTVNEEKAILAQGELLSTALFHYYLEECGFDSALLPALNFMKIDANDEPDMAYIEKFALEELKKHPEQKLFITQGYICRNVFGEIDNLKRGGSDYTASIIGAAIKSTEVQIWTDIDGMHNNDPRIVDKTHPIKELSFDEAAELAYFGAKILHPTCILPAKKRNIPVRLKNTLQPEALGTLIANINTNEGIKAVAAKDGITAINIKSDRMLLAHGFLRAVFEIFERYKTPIDMICTSEVAVSLTIDNNKNLGGITKELKEIAMVEIDDNQTIICIVGQLPKDKSGYANKVLDALKDIPLRMVSYGGSANNISVLVNGSLKKEALQALNKGLFNY, from the coding sequence ATGTTTCTCGTTTTAAAATTTGGAGGTACAAGTGTAGGTTCGGCTCAGCGAATAAAAGACCTTGTGAAATTCTGTGTTACCCCTGCTCCTAAAATTGTTGTGTTAAGTGCCATGAGCGGCACTACAAACGCTCTTGTTGAAATTTGCGAAGCGTTATACGCCAAAGAAATCGAAAAAGCTACTACATTAATTTCGATTCTTAAACTAAAATACGACAAGGAAATAAAAGACTTGTACTCAAAACCTAAAAGTATTGAAAAGGCGGAGCAACTGATAACAAATCACTTTAACCATTTACTTTCATTTACGATGGATATGTTTACGGTTAATGAAGAAAAAGCCATACTTGCTCAGGGAGAGTTATTAAGTACAGCTCTGTTTCATTATTATTTAGAAGAATGCGGATTTGACTCTGCACTTTTACCGGCGCTCAATTTCATGAAAATAGATGCAAATGACGAACCAGATATGGCATACATTGAAAAGTTCGCTTTAGAAGAATTAAAAAAACACCCAGAACAAAAATTATTTATTACGCAAGGTTATATCTGTCGGAATGTTTTTGGAGAAATAGATAATTTAAAACGTGGTGGAAGCGATTACACAGCATCTATTATTGGCGCGGCAATTAAAAGTACAGAGGTGCAAATTTGGACGGATATTGATGGCATGCACAACAATGATCCTCGAATTGTGGATAAAACACATCCAATAAAAGAACTAAGTTTTGATGAAGCAGCAGAGTTGGCCTACTTTGGTGCAAAAATTTTACACCCTACGTGTATTCTACCTGCAAAAAAACGTAACATACCAGTTCGTTTAAAAAACACCTTGCAGCCTGAAGCACTTGGAACACTGATAGCAAACATAAATACCAACGAAGGAATCAAAGCAGTGGCTGCGAAAGACGGCATTACTGCGATCAATATAAAAAGCGATCGAATGCTTTTAGCACATGGATTTTTGAGAGCTGTATTTGAAATTTTTGAGCGCTACAAAACTCCTATTGATATGATTTGTACTAGTGAAGTGGCCGTATCGTTAACGATAGATAATAATAAAAATCTTGGTGGTATTACCAAAGAATTGAAAGAAATTGCAATGGTTGAAATTGATGACAACCAAACCATTATTTGTATTGTTGGTCAATTACCAAAAGACAAATCGGGATACGCCAATAAAGTTTTAGATGCTTTAAAAGATATTCCACTGCGCATGGTATCCTATGGGGGAAGTGCTAATAATATTTCAGTGCTTGTAAATGGCAGTTTGAAAAAAGAAGCCTTACAGGCTCTTAACAAAGGATTATTCAATTATTAA
- the ispE gene encoding 4-(cytidine 5'-diphospho)-2-C-methyl-D-erythritol kinase — MIVFPNCKINLGLHIISKREDGFHNIETVFYPINWCDSLEVLENHGSNAPFVYSQSGLAITGTIEQNLIYKAWEIISKEKKLPTIKVHLHKNIPMGAGLGGGSSDAASFINLLNTKFKLGYSEMGKMKIASLLGSDCAFFINNSPVYAQGKGNEFSDINVSLDQYYVLVVHPNIHSNTKEAYEGLIPQKPKHNLTDVVVSRPIMEWKDFLVNDFESTILKKHPPIKMLKENLYKTGAIYASLSGSGSAVFGVFEKEPETNFPFEYTFYLQKPSPKIL; from the coding sequence ATGATTGTTTTTCCAAATTGCAAAATCAACCTTGGTTTGCACATCATATCAAAACGTGAAGACGGGTTTCACAATATTGAGACTGTTTTTTATCCTATAAATTGGTGTGACAGCCTTGAAGTTTTAGAAAATCACGGGTCTAATGCGCCATTTGTTTATAGTCAAAGCGGATTGGCTATTACAGGTACCATAGAGCAAAATCTCATTTACAAGGCTTGGGAAATAATCTCAAAAGAAAAAAAACTTCCAACTATTAAAGTTCATCTTCATAAAAACATACCGATGGGCGCCGGTCTTGGAGGAGGAAGTTCGGACGCTGCCAGTTTTATAAACCTTTTAAATACAAAATTTAAACTCGGGTATAGCGAAATGGGAAAAATGAAAATTGCTTCTCTACTTGGAAGTGATTGTGCGTTCTTTATCAATAATAGTCCAGTTTATGCACAGGGCAAGGGGAATGAGTTTTCGGATATCAATGTAAGTCTCGACCAGTATTACGTTCTGGTTGTACATCCAAACATTCACAGTAACACCAAAGAGGCTTATGAAGGACTTATTCCACAAAAACCAAAACATAATTTAACCGATGTTGTTGTTTCTAGACCAATTATGGAGTGGAAAGATTTTTTAGTAAATGATTTTGAAAGTACAATTTTAAAAAAACATCCACCTATTAAAATGTTGAAAGAAAATTTATACAAAACAGGCGCCATTTATGCAAGCTTGAGTGGCAGTGGTAGCGCTGTATTTGGAGTTTTTGAGAAAGAACCAGAGACAAATTTTCCATTTGAATATACTTTTTATTTACAGAAACCTTCGCCTAAAATTTTGTAA
- a CDS encoding peptidylprolyl isomerase → MKKLFLLFSALTVLNIGADAQKKEKPNKIDKEFLDKQADGIYAKIETNRGTVFAFLDYKQSPMTVANFVALSEGKMKNDKKGDGVPYFDGLKFHRIIPGFMIQGGCPLGNGTGNPGYGFPDELDPTNELGKNGYKRGVLAMANSGPNTNGSQFFIMHKDYGLPLSYNIFGNVVQGIEVVDSIAGSPRDGGDRPNVDQSMLHVTILRKGKEAEAFDAVKVFEFEKGNVGAKAAAKAKAEEEARAIANAEALKRFANAKTTASGLKYIIEKEGAGASPKATDQVTVFYKGTFTSGKEFDGNFGKEPITFGLNQVIKGWTEGLQLMKPGGKATFYIPYDIAYGANGHPSGVIPPKSDLIFEIELVKVN, encoded by the coding sequence ATGAAAAAACTATTTTTATTATTTTCTGCTCTCACGGTTCTAAATATTGGAGCAGACGCTCAAAAGAAAGAAAAGCCGAATAAGATAGATAAAGAATTTTTAGACAAACAAGCTGATGGTATTTACGCTAAAATTGAGACCAACAGGGGTACTGTGTTTGCTTTCTTAGACTATAAGCAATCTCCAATGACAGTAGCAAATTTCGTGGCTTTGTCGGAAGGTAAAATGAAAAATGATAAAAAAGGAGATGGTGTTCCTTATTTTGATGGCTTAAAATTCCACCGGATTATTCCAGGTTTTATGATTCAAGGTGGCTGTCCACTTGGAAATGGAACTGGAAATCCAGGTTATGGCTTCCCTGACGAACTTGATCCAACAAATGAACTAGGTAAAAATGGGTACAAGCGCGGTGTTTTGGCAATGGCAAATTCTGGACCAAATACAAACGGAAGTCAGTTTTTCATCATGCACAAAGATTACGGACTGCCTTTGAGTTACAATATTTTTGGAAATGTAGTGCAAGGAATTGAAGTAGTGGATTCTATCGCAGGTTCTCCACGTGATGGTGGCGATCGTCCGAATGTCGATCAAAGCATGTTACACGTTACTATTTTAAGAAAGGGAAAAGAGGCAGAAGCTTTTGACGCCGTAAAAGTGTTTGAATTTGAAAAAGGAAATGTTGGAGCAAAAGCAGCAGCAAAAGCTAAAGCGGAAGAAGAAGCCAGAGCTATTGCAAATGCAGAAGCCTTAAAAAGATTCGCCAATGCTAAAACAACCGCTTCAGGTTTAAAATATATTATCGAAAAAGAAGGGGCGGGGGCATCACCAAAAGCAACTGATCAAGTGACTGTATTTTATAAAGGAACATTTACTAGTGGAAAAGAATTTGATGGCAACTTCGGAAAAGAACCTATCACGTTTGGTTTAAATCAAGTAATTAAAGGTTGGACAGAAGGTCTTCAATTAATGAAACCAGGTGGAAAAGCAACTTTTTATATTCCTTATGATATTGCTTATGGTGCGAACGGACATCCATCAGGAGTTATTCCACCAAAAAGCGATTTAATTTTTGAAATTGAATTAGTGAAAGTAAACTAA
- a CDS encoding SPOR domain-containing protein, producing the protein MKRITGIVCLLITHSFIRGQITMQTNLPKALPLNSEITFEVKINKGNSTNFAKYQMEIPRGTTVKEVDVKSGSFASDENLIKIIWVMAPIDPEFSISLKLTTGVVAGKKTFKQKYFYVENEDKREVEMEPLTVIFKDSVASISVSSNDFVSIMPKEMPSLLTTTINAAEISTKNPELLKQQVLQLKKDSKDAFVIGEKEKRKAEDNRVKANAEISKAELISDETLKKQAMDKAMLDKEKAENDIEVAARVLTLAKSLEDNANEIDAINRSVNPGSYTGQPTRNTTIIAAANKPSSSSNNNETGKRINTNESEKISLSEKTSEGSNKNNNLEVGLVYKIQLGAFSKEPSPKDFKSIGKIKVSEENGMYKVLYGSFASKEEAFKQREQILSKGFDGFVVSYQDGVRVK; encoded by the coding sequence ATGAAGCGTATTACGGGAATTGTTTGTTTGTTGATCACTCACTCATTTATTAGGGGGCAAATAACTATGCAAACCAACTTGCCAAAAGCTCTTCCGCTTAACTCAGAGATAACTTTTGAGGTAAAAATTAATAAAGGTAACTCAACAAATTTCGCAAAATATCAAATGGAAATTCCAAGAGGAACCACCGTTAAAGAGGTAGACGTTAAATCGGGTTCTTTTGCCTCTGATGAAAATCTGATCAAAATAATTTGGGTAATGGCACCCATAGATCCAGAGTTTTCTATCAGTTTAAAATTAACTACAGGAGTTGTTGCTGGAAAAAAGACATTTAAGCAAAAATATTTTTACGTAGAAAATGAAGATAAAAGAGAGGTTGAAATGGAACCTCTCACTGTAATATTTAAAGACTCTGTTGCTTCTATTTCTGTTTCATCAAACGATTTTGTTAGCATTATGCCAAAGGAAATGCCGTCACTTCTTACAACAACCATCAATGCAGCAGAAATTAGTACTAAAAACCCGGAACTACTGAAGCAACAAGTATTGCAATTGAAAAAGGATTCTAAAGACGCTTTTGTTATTGGGGAAAAAGAAAAAAGAAAGGCAGAAGATAACCGCGTAAAAGCCAACGCTGAAATTTCTAAAGCAGAATTAATTTCCGACGAAACCTTGAAAAAACAAGCGATGGATAAAGCTATGCTTGATAAGGAAAAAGCAGAGAATGATATTGAAGTGGCTGCACGAGTGTTAACACTTGCTAAATCTTTAGAAGATAATGCAAATGAAATTGACGCCATAAATAGGTCTGTGAATCCAGGCAGTTATACAGGTCAACCAACAAGAAATACTACAATTATTGCTGCAGCGAATAAACCTTCTTCATCTTCAAATAATAACGAAACAGGTAAGAGAATTAATACCAACGAATCTGAGAAAATCTCACTTTCAGAGAAAACCAGCGAAGGATCTAATAAAAATAATAATCTGGAAGTAGGACTGGTATACAAAATACAATTGGGAGCCTTCTCCAAAGAGCCTTCTCCAAAAGACTTTAAATCTATAGGGAAAATTAAAGTAAGTGAGGAAAACGGCATGTATAAGGTTTTATACGGCAGTTTTGCTTCTAAGGAAGAAGCGTTTAAACAACGTGAACAAATCCTTTCTAAAGGATTTGACGGTTTTGTTGTCTCTTACCAAGATGGTGTAAGGGTTAAATAA
- a CDS encoding FKBP-type peptidyl-prolyl cis-trans isomerase, protein MKKYFLLPYLFLLLIGMSECHPKKTTYVDYSFEPSGYYYKLISFDLDSSVYQPGRIAWVTATFKNQSDSVFWDSFNNLNDKFYIQNDSSEKDNFLKSYISKCSALDSACILINPKDFFRQQYKITSVPFFSKNDTVVRINFKIKKVLEKKDFVKIQHDLLERENAQIKKFYGTKIEMEAAQDPLGFYWVDRSGGSGERTTQLGDIVTIAYKGEYLNGRFLEKSSSNFEFIYGTPDQLLKGLNYVIGRLKLGENAKIVLPSRLAFGENGSSDGTVPPYTPLVYQIQLINLKKNDITP, encoded by the coding sequence GTGAAAAAATATTTTCTTCTCCCTTACCTTTTTCTATTGCTCATTGGTATGAGCGAATGCCATCCGAAAAAAACAACTTATGTTGACTATTCGTTTGAACCTTCAGGATACTATTATAAATTAATCTCTTTTGATTTGGATAGCTCTGTCTACCAACCAGGAAGAATTGCTTGGGTAACGGCAACTTTTAAAAACCAATCAGATTCAGTTTTTTGGGATAGTTTTAATAATCTGAATGATAAATTCTATATCCAAAATGATTCTTCTGAAAAAGACAACTTCCTTAAAAGTTACATTTCAAAATGTTCGGCCTTAGACAGCGCTTGCATTTTAATAAACCCGAAAGATTTTTTCAGACAACAATATAAAATTACCTCAGTACCTTTTTTTAGCAAGAATGACACAGTTGTAAGGATCAATTTCAAGATTAAAAAAGTTCTAGAAAAAAAGGATTTTGTTAAAATTCAACACGATCTTTTAGAAAGGGAAAACGCACAGATTAAAAAGTTTTACGGAACGAAAATAGAAATGGAAGCAGCTCAAGATCCTCTTGGATTTTACTGGGTTGACCGTTCAGGCGGATCAGGTGAGAGAACAACCCAATTAGGAGACATTGTCACAATAGCATACAAAGGAGAATATTTAAACGGCCGGTTTTTAGAAAAATCAAGTAGTAATTTCGAATTCATATATGGCACTCCAGATCAATTATTAAAAGGATTAAATTATGTTATTGGCCGCTTAAAATTGGGTGAGAATGCAAAAATAGTATTACCTTCACGGCTCGCTTTTGGAGAAAATGGAAGCAGTGATGGAACTGTTCCACCATACACCCCTTTAGTGTATCAAATACAATTAATTAATTTAAAAAAGAATGACATCACTCCTTAA